From the genome of Streptomyces sp. NBC_01116, one region includes:
- a CDS encoding SDR family NAD(P)-dependent oxidoreductase, translating to MNAPSLAAVTGAEGFIGSHLTEALVAAGHRVRAMAQYNSFSSYGWLETLSPAVLDQVEIVLGDVRDPGSVRHFVEGADSVYHLAALIAIPYSYRAPHSYVDTNITGTLNVLEAVRAAGTPRLVHTSTSETYGTAQTVPITEDHPINTQSPYAASKAGGDRLADSYHASFDTPVVTLRPFNTFGPRQSMRAVIPTVIGQVAAGERTITLGDLRPTRDFTFVRDTAQAFLAVGSAPAERVVGRTFNAGTGGEISVGDLVALIGKLMDTTLDVREDTQRLRPANSEVMRLVADAGRLHAATGWSPAHSLEEGLARTVEFFREPGNLARYKTGTYNI from the coding sequence TTGAACGCCCCATCGCTCGCCGCCGTCACCGGAGCCGAGGGCTTCATCGGTTCCCACCTCACCGAGGCGCTCGTCGCCGCCGGGCACCGGGTGAGGGCCATGGCGCAGTACAACTCCTTCTCCTCGTACGGCTGGCTCGAGACCCTCTCCCCCGCCGTCCTGGACCAGGTCGAGATCGTCCTCGGAGACGTCCGGGACCCGGGTTCGGTCCGCCATTTCGTCGAAGGGGCCGACAGCGTCTACCACTTGGCCGCGCTCATCGCGATCCCCTACTCCTACCGGGCGCCCCACAGCTACGTGGACACCAACATCACCGGCACCCTGAACGTGCTGGAGGCGGTACGGGCCGCGGGCACACCGCGGCTGGTGCACACCTCCACCAGCGAGACCTACGGCACCGCGCAGACCGTGCCGATCACCGAGGACCACCCCATCAACACCCAGTCCCCCTATGCGGCTTCGAAGGCGGGCGGGGACCGCCTGGCCGACAGCTATCACGCCAGCTTCGACACCCCGGTGGTGACGCTGCGGCCGTTCAACACCTTCGGGCCGCGGCAGTCCATGCGGGCCGTGATCCCTACCGTCATCGGCCAGGTCGCGGCGGGGGAGCGGACCATCACCCTCGGCGACCTGCGTCCCACCCGGGACTTCACCTTCGTCCGGGACACCGCGCAGGCGTTCCTGGCGGTCGGCTCCGCGCCCGCCGAGCGGGTCGTGGGCCGAACTTTCAACGCCGGTACGGGCGGCGAGATCTCCGTCGGCGACCTGGTCGCCCTCATCGGCAAGCTGATGGACACCACGCTCGACGTCCGCGAGGACACGCAGCGGCTGCGGCCCGCGAACTCGGAGGTCATGCGACTGGTCGCGGATGCTGGGCGACTGCACGCGGCGACCGGCTGGAGCCCGGCGCACAGCCTGGAGGAGGGCCTCGCGCGGACGGTGGAGTTCTTCCGCGAGCCGGGGAATCTCGCCCGCTACAAGACCGGCACGTACAACATCTGA
- a CDS encoding spherulation-specific family 4 protein has product MSLLIPLYVHPAVDPAAWHRLIEAADRTYAVVLNPADGPGGAPDPAFVSAAGALRGAGARVLGYVDTDYGTRSSADVTADAARHREWYATDGCFLDRVSAAGDALPAYRKLVRSLRRQGASPVVLNPGVHPAPGYAGIADLLVTFEGPWTTYVSAFSRPDWTTRCPPDRFCHLVYDVPEALTPLAVRTAHERGAAVSGPVTGKPPNPWARLTPVLSGAGR; this is encoded by the coding sequence GTGAGCCTCCTGATCCCGCTCTACGTCCACCCGGCCGTGGACCCGGCCGCCTGGCACCGGCTCATTGAGGCGGCCGACCGTACCTACGCGGTCGTGCTCAATCCCGCGGACGGGCCGGGCGGCGCCCCCGATCCCGCTTTCGTCTCCGCGGCGGGGGCGCTGCGGGGAGCGGGCGCCCGCGTACTCGGCTATGTGGACACCGACTACGGCACCCGGTCCTCCGCCGATGTCACCGCCGATGCCGCCCGGCACCGGGAGTGGTATGCGACCGACGGCTGTTTCCTCGACCGGGTGAGCGCCGCCGGGGACGCGCTGCCCGCCTACCGGAAGCTGGTGCGCTCGCTGCGCCGGCAGGGTGCGTCGCCCGTGGTCCTCAACCCGGGCGTGCACCCGGCTCCCGGCTACGCCGGCATCGCCGATCTCCTCGTCACGTTCGAGGGCCCTTGGACCACCTATGTGTCGGCGTTCAGCAGGCCCGACTGGACGACGCGCTGTCCGCCCGACCGCTTCTGCCACCTGGTGTACGACGTACCCGAGGCGCTGACCCCGCTGGCCGTGCGCACCGCCCACGAGCGTGGTGCCGCGGTGTCGGGCCCGGTGACCGGGAAGCCACCCAACCCGTGGGCCCGGCTCACGCCGGTGCTGTCCGGAGCAGGGCGGTGA
- a CDS encoding NDP-sugar synthase: MYAVIMAGGKGVRLRPYTTALPKPLVPIGDQHAILEIVLRQLASAGFTGCTIAIGHLGEIIRAYVGDGSQWGLRVDYSTEESPLGTMGPLLTMRERLPENFLVMNGDILTDLDYADVLHRHRDSGAPLTIATYARQVRIDFGVLTTDASKVVGFTEKPSLDYRVSMGVYGLTRATLDGYTAGLPLGFDELVLDLLGSGNPPHAYDFDGYWLDIGRPDDYDRANAEFTSRKSLLLKGA; the protein is encoded by the coding sequence ATGTACGCAGTGATCATGGCCGGTGGCAAGGGTGTCCGGCTGCGGCCCTACACCACGGCTCTGCCCAAGCCGCTGGTGCCCATCGGCGACCAGCACGCCATCCTCGAGATCGTCCTGCGCCAGCTCGCCTCGGCCGGCTTCACCGGCTGCACCATCGCCATCGGCCATCTCGGCGAGATCATCCGGGCCTACGTCGGCGACGGCTCCCAGTGGGGCCTGAGAGTCGACTACTCCACCGAGGAATCCCCGCTGGGGACCATGGGACCACTCCTGACGATGCGTGAACGGCTGCCGGAGAACTTCCTGGTGATGAACGGGGACATTCTCACCGACCTCGACTACGCCGACGTCCTCCACCGACACCGGGACTCCGGAGCACCTCTGACCATCGCCACGTACGCGCGCCAGGTGCGCATCGACTTCGGCGTACTGACCACCGACGCGAGCAAGGTCGTCGGCTTCACCGAGAAGCCGAGCTTGGACTACCGCGTTTCCATGGGGGTGTACGGATTGACCCGGGCCACACTCGACGGCTACACCGCCGGACTGCCGCTGGGCTTCGACGAGTTGGTGCTGGACCTCCTGGGTTCCGGTAACCCCCCGCACGCCTACGATTTCGACGGCTACTGGCTGGACATCGGCCGTCCCGACGACTACGACCGGGCCAACGCGGAGTTCACCAGCCGCAAGTCCCTGCTGCTCAAGGGGGCCTGA
- a CDS encoding endo alpha-1,4 polygalactosaminidase, with the protein MRRGALPWAALPAVLAVVVSTLLSGCSDTGSRDPASGGPSKGRWQPRPGLAWQWQLDGKVDAEAADVPVYDIDGFENDAEDVARLHRAGRKVICYINVGAWEDYRPDKDAFPRSVLGGPNGWRGERWLDIRRISLLRPIMERRFDMCRKKGFDAVEPDLVEGYADDTGFPLTARDQLRYNRMIAGIAHERGLAVGLKNDLSQIPQLVRAFDFAVNEQCAQYGECARLTPFIEAGKAVFHVEYTEPTDRFCPESRRLGLSSMRKKWELGTWRSPC; encoded by the coding sequence GTGAGACGCGGAGCCCTGCCGTGGGCAGCCCTGCCAGCCGTGCTGGCGGTCGTGGTGAGCACCCTGCTGTCCGGCTGCTCCGATACGGGCAGCCGGGACCCGGCATCGGGCGGACCGAGCAAGGGCCGGTGGCAGCCTCGTCCGGGGCTGGCCTGGCAGTGGCAGCTCGACGGGAAGGTCGACGCCGAGGCGGCCGACGTGCCGGTCTATGACATCGACGGCTTCGAGAACGACGCCGAGGACGTCGCCCGGCTCCACCGCGCGGGCCGCAAGGTGATCTGCTACATCAACGTGGGCGCCTGGGAGGACTACCGGCCCGACAAGGATGCCTTCCCCCGCTCGGTGCTGGGCGGGCCGAACGGCTGGCGGGGTGAGCGCTGGCTCGACATCCGGCGGATCTCCCTGCTTCGGCCGATCATGGAACGGCGGTTCGACATGTGCCGGAAGAAGGGATTCGACGCGGTGGAGCCCGACCTCGTGGAGGGGTACGCCGACGACACGGGCTTCCCGCTCACCGCGCGGGACCAACTGCGATACAACCGCATGATCGCCGGCATCGCCCACGAACGCGGCCTGGCGGTGGGCCTGAAGAATGATCTCTCGCAGATCCCGCAGCTGGTGAGAGCCTTCGACTTCGCGGTCAACGAGCAGTGCGCGCAGTACGGCGAGTGCGCGAGGCTCACACCGTTCATCGAGGCGGGCAAGGCCGTCTTCCACGTGGAGTACACCGAGCCGACCGACCGCTTCTGCCCCGAGTCCCGCAGGCTGGGCCTCTCCTCCATGCGGAAGAAGTGGGAGCTGGGGACCTGGCGCAGTCCGTGCTGA
- a CDS encoding NAD-dependent epimerase/dehydratase family protein has translation MRILVLGSTGYLGAHVAERLGALKGARVLGGGRSPAADVPVDLATDSVERLAKTLASAAPDSVVNCAGATGGDPVALAEANARGPAVLCEAMVLACPSARLVHLGSAAEYGPGTGRIPTAESAATGPLSAYGATKLAGTVTVTTSALDALVLRVGNPVGPGAPPGGLPGRVTRLLREAGSDTDAVLRLGDLSAYRDFVDARDVARAVEQAVTAPGPLPRVLNIGGGDAVPVRELVHTLAEIAGFGGRIEEQGVGSARSEQVSWQRSDISAAGAALGWRPSYALRESLTALWSAGASPPAPHEEGEPSS, from the coding sequence ATGCGCATTCTCGTCCTCGGTTCCACCGGTTATCTGGGGGCCCACGTCGCCGAGCGGCTCGGTGCTCTCAAGGGCGCGCGGGTCCTCGGCGGCGGGCGGTCCCCCGCCGCCGACGTTCCCGTCGACCTCGCCACCGACTCCGTCGAACGGCTCGCGAAGACCCTGGCGTCGGCGGCGCCGGACTCCGTGGTCAACTGTGCCGGCGCGACCGGCGGGGACCCGGTGGCGCTGGCGGAGGCCAACGCCCGGGGGCCCGCCGTCCTGTGCGAGGCAATGGTTCTGGCCTGTCCCTCGGCCAGGCTGGTCCATCTCGGTTCGGCCGCCGAGTACGGCCCGGGGACCGGCAGGATTCCGACGGCGGAGTCGGCGGCCACCGGCCCACTCAGCGCCTACGGGGCCACGAAGCTGGCCGGCACGGTCACCGTCACGACCTCGGCCCTGGACGCACTCGTCCTCAGGGTCGGCAACCCGGTGGGGCCCGGGGCACCTCCCGGCGGACTGCCCGGCCGGGTCACCCGGCTCCTGCGCGAGGCGGGTTCGGACACGGACGCGGTGCTCCGCCTCGGGGACCTGTCGGCGTACCGCGACTTCGTCGACGCACGTGACGTGGCACGGGCGGTGGAGCAGGCGGTGACGGCGCCCGGGCCGTTGCCGCGCGTGCTCAACATCGGCGGCGGCGACGCCGTACCGGTGCGTGAACTGGTGCATACCCTGGCAGAGATCGCGGGCTTCGGCGGACGCATCGAGGAACAGGGCGTCGGCTCCGCCCGCTCGGAGCAGGTGTCCTGGCAGCGCTCCGACATCTCTGCCGCCGGGGCAGCCCTCGGCTGGCGTCCCTCGTATGCGCTCCGGGAGTCTCTGACAGCACTGTGGTCCGCCGGCGCCAGCCCTCCGGCCCCGCACGAGGAAGGCGAACCGTCATCGTGA
- a CDS encoding toll/interleukin-1 receptor domain-containing protein has translation MDRDGFISYSHLRDRELAQALQRGMHELARPWTRRQQISVFRDTTSLSANHDLWSSILGELERSRYFIYLASPEAAASRWVQKEIQFWLDNRSPERILIAVGSGTVHWDPSAGDFDWSRTTALPRMLEGVFRAEPLWVDLVEVRTSQKYSLRQPEFRSAVAALAAPLHGRDKDELDSEDIRQRRIALRLLRGAVTVLSLLLATSLAVGGYAWKMRGEALDRALVSASQALAAHSMELADTDPRRAAQFALYADEVEPTGESARALTRAMDANSGVARHLQGGLGAAASYSGSGGDAATQVAVSGDGSTLAYFSDLGGDAGRDREVHVYDIREGREMKDLRTQWPLGGGALELSADGRTLMLETSYNRMEVWDVRRAKLLRTITASEGRELAQAHRRLHAYAMSGDARWIAATYRTPGDEDTLWLTVWNAHTGERVDHRRAGGDLRLSFTADSRLLRALDTSGAGLSTWDPRTRQWKNAGPLPDIPIADRSVTLSAGATGTVLFGSTDRAAAELWDLRAGKRLATATGSLGHAALPADASGSVVAARGKQVALFDSTLRRPRTLGSFAWPVKSVAVSNDGRWVAAGSGDGAVSLFAADGAGFQRTLPNEGRLKAGELAADGRIAYRPGPEGTELWAVSDRESGLRRLGRIPRPMRAHDTAVAATSDGSRVTVVDEGVFSTWDPRTGKPVGEEKSFDYRFGPDQGLRLFYLADDIHVVSAWDSGIHLIDTRTWSVKQTLLPEEGPYQLLAMSGDRRTLAAVESAVGAVQVWRWSGEERFEEVMTGGTPPSSRNLRVAVSHRGEKLASVDSDGRISLFDVGSGRAVLSSVVEEPGLPEVVFSRDARTLAHAFSTDTRSGLEFWDAGSGEHRGEWVLGAPAPSSAEEPSLQVVPGSDSEVLTLDSAGTLLSRSLDISGWRAKLCRIVDDPLSKADYDRYLSGLAVDAPCRA, from the coding sequence ATGGACCGGGACGGATTCATCTCGTACAGCCATCTGCGCGACAGGGAGCTCGCGCAGGCCCTGCAGCGGGGCATGCACGAACTCGCGCGGCCATGGACGCGACGTCAGCAGATCAGCGTCTTCCGCGACACCACGAGCCTCTCCGCCAACCACGACCTGTGGTCGTCCATCCTCGGTGAGCTGGAGCGGTCCCGCTACTTCATCTACCTCGCCTCACCCGAGGCGGCGGCCTCGCGCTGGGTCCAGAAGGAGATCCAGTTCTGGCTGGACAACCGCTCGCCGGAGCGCATCCTCATCGCGGTCGGCTCCGGGACCGTCCACTGGGACCCCTCGGCGGGCGACTTCGACTGGTCCCGGACGACCGCGCTGCCGCGGATGCTCGAAGGGGTGTTCCGCGCCGAGCCGCTCTGGGTGGACCTGGTGGAGGTGCGCACGAGCCAGAAGTACTCCCTGCGGCAGCCGGAGTTCCGCAGCGCCGTCGCGGCCCTTGCCGCACCCCTGCACGGCCGGGACAAGGACGAACTGGACAGTGAGGACATCCGGCAGCGCCGTATCGCGCTCCGCCTGCTCCGAGGCGCCGTCACGGTCCTCTCGCTCCTCCTCGCCACCTCCCTCGCCGTGGGCGGCTATGCCTGGAAGATGCGCGGCGAGGCCCTGGACCGTGCTCTCGTCTCCGCGTCACAGGCGCTCGCGGCCCACTCCATGGAGCTGGCCGACACCGATCCGCGCAGGGCCGCCCAGTTCGCCCTGTACGCGGACGAGGTCGAGCCGACGGGCGAGTCGGCGCGGGCGCTGACCCGGGCCATGGACGCCAACAGCGGCGTCGCACGCCATCTCCAGGGCGGACTGGGCGCCGCCGCCAGCTACAGCGGCTCGGGGGGCGACGCCGCCACCCAGGTCGCCGTCAGCGGTGACGGCAGCACACTCGCCTACTTCTCCGACCTGGGCGGAGATGCGGGACGGGACCGGGAGGTGCATGTCTACGACATCCGCGAGGGCCGCGAGATGAAGGACCTCAGGACCCAGTGGCCCCTGGGCGGAGGCGCGCTGGAACTGAGCGCGGACGGCCGGACCCTGATGCTGGAAACCTCGTACAACAGGATGGAGGTCTGGGACGTCCGGCGGGCGAAACTGCTCCGCACGATCACCGCGAGCGAGGGCAGGGAGCTGGCGCAGGCGCACAGACGCCTGCACGCGTACGCGATGTCCGGCGACGCCCGGTGGATCGCCGCCACCTACCGGACGCCCGGAGACGAGGACACCCTGTGGCTCACCGTCTGGAACGCGCACACCGGCGAACGCGTCGACCACCGGCGGGCCGGAGGGGACCTCCGGCTCTCCTTCACGGCGGACTCCCGTCTCCTGAGGGCGCTCGACACCTCCGGAGCCGGCCTCAGCACATGGGATCCGAGGACCCGGCAGTGGAAGAACGCCGGCCCACTGCCGGACATCCCGATCGCCGACCGCTCCGTCACCCTCTCGGCAGGCGCTACCGGTACGGTCCTGTTCGGCTCGACGGACCGGGCGGCGGCCGAGCTCTGGGACCTCCGCGCGGGCAAGCGGCTCGCCACGGCCACGGGTTCGCTAGGACACGCCGCGCTTCCGGCGGACGCCTCCGGTTCGGTTGTGGCCGCCCGGGGCAAGCAGGTCGCCCTCTTCGACTCCACGCTGCGCCGACCGCGCACACTGGGCTCCTTCGCGTGGCCCGTCAAGAGCGTCGCGGTCTCGAACGACGGCCGGTGGGTGGCCGCCGGGTCCGGGGACGGAGCCGTCTCGCTCTTCGCCGCGGACGGAGCGGGCTTTCAGCGGACCCTGCCGAACGAGGGCCGGCTGAAGGCGGGTGAACTCGCCGCGGACGGACGGATCGCCTACCGGCCCGGGCCGGAGGGTACGGAGCTCTGGGCCGTCTCCGACCGCGAAAGCGGCCTCCGGAGACTGGGCCGGATACCCCGCCCGATGCGCGCGCACGACACGGCCGTCGCCGCCACGAGCGACGGCAGCCGGGTCACCGTGGTCGACGAGGGCGTGTTCTCCACCTGGGACCCCCGCACCGGGAAGCCGGTGGGGGAGGAGAAGTCCTTCGACTACCGGTTCGGACCCGACCAGGGGCTGCGTCTGTTCTACCTGGCGGACGACATCCACGTGGTGAGTGCCTGGGACAGCGGCATCCACCTGATCGACACCCGGACCTGGAGCGTGAAGCAGACCCTCCTCCCCGAGGAAGGCCCGTACCAGCTCCTGGCCATGTCCGGCGACCGCAGGACCCTGGCGGCCGTCGAGTCGGCCGTGGGCGCTGTCCAGGTGTGGCGGTGGTCGGGCGAGGAGCGTTTCGAGGAGGTGATGACGGGCGGGACGCCCCCCTCGTCACGGAACCTGCGGGTCGCCGTCAGCCACAGGGGCGAGAAGCTGGCCTCCGTGGACTCCGACGGGCGCATCTCGCTCTTCGACGTCGGTTCCGGCCGGGCCGTCCTCAGCTCCGTGGTCGAGGAGCCGGGACTCCCGGAAGTGGTCTTCAGCCGCGACGCCCGCACCCTGGCGCACGCCTTCAGCACCGATACCCGGAGCGGCCTGGAGTTCTGGGACGCCGGAAGCGGCGAGCACAGGGGTGAGTGGGTGCTGGGAGCACCCGCCCCGTCCTCCGCGGAAGAACCCTCCCTGCAGGTCGTGCCCGGCTCCGACAGCGAGGTCCTCACCCTCGACTCCGCGGGGACTCTCCTGAGCCGGTCCCTCGACATCTCCGGCTGGCGCGCGAAGCTGTGCCGCATCGTGGACGACCCGCTGAGCAAGGCGGACTACGACCGGTACCTGAGCGGTCTGGCCGTCGACGCCCCCTGCCGCGCGTAG
- a CDS encoding TIR domain-containing protein translates to MGRSRLPADRLMRTRWWPRGRGLGSASARLRSLAPARGRVRTELGYGVFLSYSGERDRRWLPGLRQVIEKQSRPWYRPPRIRVFLDRTGVSIGPELWGKIEAGLARSDWLVVLASPEARSSVWVDREIAWWLEHRSVETVLLVVTAGRLVWDERRGDWDPERSTALPPRLAGKFARQPVWKVVDLLPDEDAGFSPDVDGVALGVASVVRGLSEDALRSEGLRETRRNLRTARGVAAALGCLLLIASTLAVVAVLSRSEATRERDHAVVQQLITQASLLADRDPFAARVKALAAWRISPTPETRFAVLDASANPASGVLSHSVPVEAVAFSPDGRTVASGGGDGVVRLWRTGTQRAVGRPLIGHHRSITSIAFAPDGRTLATSGFDGTARLWDVARRKQIGAPFNSGAGRVHSVVFGRDGSTLVTADEDLSGTVRVWDLATRRQIGRPLVGPGQFLALASDGSKGAWAAQDGVRLWDIASRTPVGGVLKDRGSIVTSLSFSPDGKTFAAADIDGGLQLWDAAARTPIGEKIPTPSTGITTITFSPDSTKLAAAYQDGGVRLWDLRRGGRVGGPLIGHTTTARAVAFSPDGSVLASSSDDTTVRLWDIRTLRQTGAPIDTGAQKATALSPDGRALAVVDSEGTVRLWDVAARRRVGGVLARDVDELSPTLAFRPDGAVLAIGSDGLRLLDVATRRPVGEPLVGAGEVGALTFGPDGRTLVSSGPESVHVWDLTARPPAGSALGAWSFSLAVSPDGRTLATATEDGTVAFSDMATHRRTGETPIDHTAQLAGVAWSPDGTTLATASRDDTVRLWDAATQERIGSPLRGHRGGVTSVVFSPDGSTLATGGNDHTVRLWDIASGRQIGDPMEGHGARVIGAAFTPGGTTLASWAEDGTARLWNVGAAADPVRSLCAWAGGAFTADRWHESVPPGPEPRPLCP, encoded by the coding sequence GTGGGACGGTCGCGACTACCTGCCGACCGGTTGATGCGGACGCGTTGGTGGCCGCGCGGGCGCGGGCTGGGTTCGGCGTCCGCACGGCTGCGGTCCCTCGCGCCCGCCCGCGGTCGGGTCAGGACCGAGCTGGGGTACGGCGTCTTCCTGTCCTACAGCGGTGAGCGCGACCGGCGATGGCTGCCCGGCCTGCGGCAGGTGATCGAGAAGCAGTCCCGCCCCTGGTACCGGCCGCCGCGTATCAGGGTCTTCCTCGACCGGACGGGTGTGTCGATCGGCCCGGAACTGTGGGGCAAGATCGAGGCCGGTCTCGCCCGCTCCGACTGGCTCGTGGTCCTGGCGTCGCCGGAGGCGAGGTCCTCGGTGTGGGTCGACCGGGAAATCGCGTGGTGGCTGGAGCACAGGTCGGTGGAGACCGTCCTGCTCGTCGTCACGGCCGGGCGGCTGGTGTGGGACGAGCGGCGGGGCGACTGGGACCCGGAACGGTCGACGGCGCTACCGCCCCGGCTGGCAGGGAAGTTCGCGCGGCAACCCGTCTGGAAGGTCGTGGACCTGCTCCCGGACGAGGACGCGGGGTTCTCTCCCGACGTCGACGGTGTCGCCCTCGGCGTCGCCTCCGTGGTGCGCGGCCTCTCCGAGGACGCACTCCGCTCGGAAGGACTCCGCGAAACCCGGCGTAACCTGCGGACGGCCAGGGGCGTCGCAGCCGCCCTGGGCTGTCTGCTGCTGATCGCGAGCACCCTGGCGGTGGTCGCGGTCCTCTCACGTTCCGAGGCGACGCGGGAGCGCGACCATGCCGTTGTCCAACAGCTCATCACCCAGGCTTCGTTGCTCGCCGACCGGGACCCGTTCGCCGCCCGGGTGAAGGCGTTGGCCGCGTGGCGGATCAGCCCCACTCCGGAGACCCGTTTCGCCGTTCTCGACGCCTCGGCCAATCCGGCGTCCGGAGTGCTCTCCCACTCGGTGCCCGTGGAGGCGGTGGCGTTCAGCCCCGACGGCAGGACCGTCGCCTCCGGTGGTGGCGACGGGGTGGTGAGACTCTGGCGGACCGGGACACAGCGGGCGGTGGGGCGTCCCCTCATCGGGCATCACCGGAGCATCACCTCGATCGCCTTCGCGCCGGACGGCAGGACCCTCGCGACCTCGGGCTTCGACGGCACCGCCCGGCTCTGGGACGTGGCCCGCCGCAAGCAGATCGGCGCCCCCTTCAACAGCGGTGCCGGGAGGGTCCATTCCGTCGTCTTCGGCCGCGACGGCAGCACACTCGTCACCGCCGACGAGGACCTCTCGGGGACCGTACGGGTATGGGACCTGGCGACCCGCCGCCAGATCGGCCGGCCGCTCGTCGGCCCGGGACAGTTCCTCGCCCTGGCCTCCGACGGCAGCAAGGGCGCCTGGGCCGCCCAGGACGGCGTACGGCTCTGGGACATCGCCTCCCGCACACCGGTCGGAGGGGTGCTGAAGGACCGGGGCAGCATCGTCACGTCGCTCTCCTTCAGCCCCGACGGCAAGACCTTCGCCGCCGCCGACATCGACGGCGGCCTCCAGCTGTGGGACGCCGCGGCGAGGACCCCGATCGGAGAGAAGATCCCTACCCCCTCCACGGGGATCACGACGATCACCTTCAGCCCCGACAGTACGAAACTCGCCGCCGCGTACCAGGACGGTGGTGTGCGGCTCTGGGATCTCCGGCGGGGCGGCCGGGTGGGCGGCCCGCTCATCGGCCACACCACCACGGCCCGCGCCGTCGCCTTCAGCCCGGACGGATCGGTGCTCGCCAGTTCGAGCGACGACACCACGGTCCGCCTCTGGGACATCCGTACACTGCGGCAGACCGGAGCGCCGATCGACACGGGGGCACAGAAGGCGACAGCACTCAGCCCGGACGGACGGGCCCTGGCCGTCGTGGACTCCGAGGGGACCGTGCGCCTCTGGGACGTCGCCGCACGACGCCGCGTCGGCGGTGTGCTGGCGCGCGACGTCGACGAGCTGAGCCCCACCCTCGCGTTCCGCCCCGACGGCGCCGTGCTCGCGATCGGGTCCGACGGGCTACGACTTCTGGATGTCGCGACCCGACGCCCCGTGGGCGAACCGCTGGTCGGCGCGGGCGAGGTCGGTGCGCTGACGTTCGGCCCGGACGGCAGGACCCTCGTCAGCAGCGGTCCGGAGTCCGTGCACGTATGGGACCTGACGGCACGGCCTCCCGCCGGCTCAGCGCTCGGCGCCTGGTCCTTCAGCCTCGCGGTGAGCCCGGACGGCCGCACGCTCGCCACCGCCACGGAGGACGGCACGGTGGCGTTCTCGGACATGGCCACGCACCGCCGTACCGGCGAGACCCCGATCGATCACACCGCGCAGCTGGCGGGGGTGGCCTGGAGTCCGGACGGTACGACGCTCGCCACCGCGAGCCGCGACGACACCGTGCGCCTCTGGGACGCGGCCACACAGGAGCGGATCGGGTCGCCACTGCGGGGCCACCGCGGCGGCGTCACGTCCGTGGTGTTCAGCCCGGACGGCAGCACCCTCGCCACCGGGGGCAACGACCACACGGTCCGGCTCTGGGACATCGCCAGCGGGCGCCAGATCGGCGATCCGATGGAAGGACACGGCGCGCGTGTCATCGGTGCCGCGTTCACCCCCGGCGGTACGACGCTGGCCAGCTGGGCGGAGGACGGCACGGCACGCCTGTGGAACGTCGGAGCGGCGGCCGACCCGGTTCGGTCACTGTGCGCCTGGGCGGGCGGCGCGTTCACCGCCGACCGATGGCACGAGAGCGTGCCCCCGGGCCCCGAGCCCCGCCCGCTCTGCCCGTAG
- a CDS encoding NAD(P)-dependent oxidoreductase yields MTSTSTSTSTSTSTRQSVTVIGLGPMGQAMVGAFLDRGYDVTVWNRTASRADALVARGAVLAPNVKEALAANELVILSLTDYDAMYATLEPAAETLADRTLVNLSSDTPEKARAGARWAAERGAVQLTGGVTVPPSGIGQAESSTFYSGPRQVFDRHRLALEVITGRTDHRGEDPGLAALLYQVGMVMFWTSMLSYWQALADANGLTAEDILPHAVETANSLPGFFSFYSERVDTGQHIGDVDRLAMGMASVEHVLHTNADAGVDTTLPAAVADLFRRGMDAGRSADSFSSLVELMKKAEA; encoded by the coding sequence ATGACCAGCACCAGCACCAGCACCAGCACCAGCACCAGCACCAGGCAGTCGGTCACCGTCATCGGCCTCGGCCCCATGGGGCAGGCGATGGTCGGCGCCTTCCTCGACCGCGGATACGACGTCACCGTCTGGAACCGCACGGCGTCGCGCGCAGACGCTCTGGTAGCCCGTGGGGCGGTGCTCGCGCCGAACGTGAAGGAGGCCCTCGCCGCCAACGAATTGGTGATCCTCAGCCTCACGGACTACGACGCCATGTACGCCACTCTTGAGCCCGCCGCGGAGACGCTGGCCGATCGGACCCTGGTGAACCTCAGCTCGGACACACCGGAGAAGGCCCGCGCCGGGGCCCGCTGGGCAGCCGAACGGGGCGCTGTCCAGTTGACCGGCGGCGTCACCGTACCGCCCTCCGGGATCGGGCAGGCCGAGTCCTCGACCTTCTACAGCGGCCCGCGCCAGGTCTTCGACCGGCACCGGCTCGCGCTCGAAGTCATCACCGGGCGGACCGACCACCGGGGAGAGGACCCCGGGCTTGCCGCGCTCCTGTACCAGGTCGGCATGGTCATGTTCTGGACCTCCATGCTGAGTTACTGGCAGGCCCTCGCCGACGCCAACGGCCTGACGGCGGAGGACATCCTGCCGCACGCCGTGGAGACCGCGAACTCGCTGCCGGGGTTCTTCTCCTTCTACTCCGAGCGCGTCGACACCGGCCAGCACATCGGCGACGTGGACCGTCTGGCCATGGGGATGGCCAGCGTCGAGCACGTTCTGCACACCAATGCCGACGCGGGCGTCGACACCACCCTTCCGGCCGCGGTCGCCGACCTCTTCCGGCGCGGCATGGACGCCGGACGCAGCGCGGACAGCTTCTCCAGCCTGGTGGAGCTGATGAAGAAGGCCGAGGCGTAG